The genomic segment AGATGGGTGTTCATTTCCCGGCGGGCGGAGCAGGAGGTGTGCAGGGCAATTTTCGTGGGCTGGCCCAGGTCCTGCCAGTCCACCCTGCACACGTGCAGCAGAAATTCCGTCAGCTCGAACGTTCGCTCGGCCAGGTCTTCCACCCGTTTCAGAGTATCTGGCTCGTCAGCAAATACTTCCTGATAATGCTGCCGGAACATACCGGCACAGGAGCCCGAAGGCACCACTACCGGATGGCCGTTGTCCAAAAGATCAAGCTGTGCCCGCGCCACCTCCCGGGCCTCATTCACGTAACCCGAAGTCCAGGCGGGCTGGCCGCAGCAGGATTGCGCCTGAGGAAAGTGCACGCGAATGCCTTCCCGTTCTAGTAGGCGGATGGCATCCAGCCCGGCTTCGGGGAAGAACAAGTCCACAACGCAGGTACCAAACAGCGTAACTTCCGTTGGCTTGGCCGGGTAGCTCCGGGGCTTGGGGCGCTCCGGGGCCACACGGGTAGCGTTCGGGGCAGCATCGTAGAACAGCTCACTCATCAGTCATTGCCTCCGGGCGATACGGCCACCGCCCGCCCGTCATCGTTGTATCAGCGTTACCGCCCCATTAACGGGTCCATTACACCCAGACCATAGGCCGCCAGCAATGCAATCAAACCGGTCGCCAAGAGGTAGTATAGGGTCGGCCACACAGTCTTGCGCAGGGTCTGGCCTTCACGGCCCAACAGCCCCACCGTGGCTGAGGCGGCCACCACGTTATGAATGGCCACCATATTACCGGCGGCCGCACCCACGGCCTGCACCGCCACCATCAGGGCGGTGGACAGGCCGAGGCTTTCAGCGACACCAAACTGGAACTGACTGAACATCATGTTGGATACGGTGTTGGAACCCGCCAGGAAAGCACCCAGCGCACCCACAGTCGGTGCCAGCAGCGGATAGATACCGCCAACGGCATCGGCGGCCCAGGTGGCCATGGCCAAAGGCATACTGGGCAAATCGGACATGTTAACGCCCGAATTGATCAGGATCCGCACCATCGGCACCGTAAACAGAAGAACAAAGCCTGCGCTCAGCAGCACCCCGCTGGATTCCTTGACGGCATTCCCGAGGGCACGAGCGCTCATGCGATGAATGAAGAAGGTTGCCAGAACAACCATCACTAGAATACCGCCCGGCAGATACAACGGCTGCACGCCGGCACTGATGCCTGATTCGCCGAGAATATTCGAGAAAGACATCCCCACTCCGGTGAACAGCTGTTTTACCGGCTCAACCGTCCGGCTGATCACCAGAATAATACCCACCAGCACATAGGGCACCCAGGCGCGGAAACCGCTCATGGGCTTGGCCGCGATGTCTTCGAGCTTCATCTCGATACTGCCCAGCCACTCGGAGGGCCAGTCCTTGCGATCGGCAAAATCCCAGGCTTGTTTGGGCATCAGAAAGCCCTTCTTCGCCGCCATGGTCACGATCGCCAGGCCAATCAGGCCACCCAGCAAGGACGGAAATTCCGGCCCCAGAATCACACCGGTCAGCGCGTAGGGAACCACAAAGGCAACACCGGCAAACAGGGCAAACGGCAGCACCTCCAACCCTTCTTTCCAGCTTTTGTTCCTGCCGAAGAAACGAGTCATCATGGTCACCATCAGCAATGGCATAACCACACCGACAATGGCGTGGGTAATGGCGACTTCCGAGGTAATCAACTGCAGGTAGGCCTCCCAGTTGGAGCCCACGGCCTCCAGTCGTTCGGTAATCGTGGCACGGTCGAGACCCGTGGTTACCCCAACCACCACGGGGGTGCCCACGGCACCAAAGGACACCGGCGTGCTCTGCACCATCATGCCCAGCATCACCGCTGCCATGGCCGGGAAGCCCACAGCCACCAGCAAGGGCGCGGCAATAGCCGCCGGTGTGCCGAAGCCGGAGGCGCCTTCGATGAAGCTACCGAACAGCCAGACAATGATAATCGCCTGAATACGGCGGTCCGGAGTGATGTTGGTAAAGCCTGCCCGAATGGTGGTGATGGCCCCCGAATGTTTCAGCGTGTTCAGCAGCAAAATAGCGCCGAAGATAATCCACAGCAGGCCAATGGTGATCACGAGCCCCTGCAGGGTGGAGGCCAGAATGCGGTTCAGGGTCATATCCCAGGCGCTGTAACCGATCAGCGCAGTGACCAGGAACACCACGGGCATGGCGCGGCGTGCAGGCCAACGCAGGCCAATCAGAAGGATTCCGGCCAGCAGAATCGGGGCAAATGCCAACAGGGCGAGCAATCCGGATGACATGGTTTTCTCCAGAGTATTGTTGTTGGATACTATTTTTGGATAATTGGTAATACCAATTTACAAGTCTGTCCAAGTACGTTATTTCAACACCCTTTGGGCTGTCAAAAGCATGGTGCTCGACATTCGTCTAATTGCCTATGGGTTTTACTGGGAAAACAAGAACAAAGAAGGCTAATATTTATTGGTAAGACCAATTTATTTATCAACCGGAGCCGTACATGGCCATCAATCAGGTGGCGCCCAGGCGCCTCGCCGACACCATCGTTGAGCAATTGGAATCCATGATTCTGGAAGGCACATTGCAACCGGGCCAGCGGTTACCTCCGGAGCGGGTGCTGGCAGAGCAATTCGGTGTGTCCCGGCCTTCGTTGAGAGAAGCAATCCAGAAACTGGCCGCCAAAGGCCTGCTCCACAGCCGCCAGGGAGGGGGCAACTTTGTTACCGAAACGCTGGGTGCGAGTTTCAGTGACCCACTGATCAAGTTGCTGGAGACGCACCCGGAAGCCCATCGCGACCTGCTGGAATTTCGCCGCACGCTGGAAGCAGACTGCGCCTTTTACGCAGCGCAAAGAGCCACCGAAGTTGACCGCCAGTACCTGACTCAAGCCTGGACCGCCCTGGATGCCTGTTACCGCGACAGCTCCGGCAACAACCTGGAAGCCGAAGGCGCCGCGGACGCCCGCTTCCACATGGCCATCGCCGAGGCCAGCCATAATGTGGTGCTGATGCACACCATGCGTAACCTGTTCAACATGCTCAAGAACAACATCGTGACCAACATCGGCGGCATGTATGCCAGAGCCGCCAAAACCCGGCAGGGCCTGGTAGACCAGCATTCCCGGCTGTTTCAGGCAATCATGGAAGGAAGGGCCGAGGATGCCCGGGCGATTGCCGGCCACCACATCGAGTTTGTCCAGCAGACCATCTCGGAACACTCGGAAAACGAACGGCGCAAGCAGCGGGCCTTGCGCCGGGAACGGCACAACGCTGACGAGCAGGCATAAAAAAGCCGGGGGAGTTCCCCGGCCAAAGTATTCACACGATGCACCAACACAATGCGTGTCGTCCTGATGAGTCTTTAAATTAACACCCGAACATGACCGTTCAGTGACAGCGCTCGTCAGGCCGGCAACTTTTCCCAGATGGTCAGTTCGGAAAAGCTGTGCTGGAACTTGTTACGGGTTTCCCGGATCACGAACGGCAGGCTTCTGGGCTCGCCCAGCAGCCTGAAATGCGGCGCCAGCATGTCTTTCAGGCCATCGAGCGTGGTGAAAGGCTCACCATCTTTCAGGTAACCACCCACCCACTCGGATTGCGGCGTGTAGTCTTCCAGCCAGGTATACGGGGAGGCGATCACCAGCAAACCCAGATCATTGATCCGCTCGTGGATGGTTTCAAGAAACAGGGACGGCTTGTATAACCGGTCGATCAGGTTACCCGCCAGCACCAGATCATAATCCCGGTAGTCCTGCCCCAGATCACAGGCATCGCCCTGGTGGAAGGCGACGCGATGAGCGGCTTCTGCCAGGCCCAGTGATGCTAGCGAGCGTTCCTGATAACTCACCAGCTCACCCTCCTCCGGCCTGGCGTAGCGGGCCATACCGTTGGCCACAACATCCCGGCAGGTGTTTACAAAGGTCTGGGAAAAATCCACACCATCAACATGGTCAAAATGGCGGGCCAGTTCCAGCGTGGTTCGCCCCACCGCACAGCCGATATCCAGGGCCCGGCAGGTTTCACGGCCATTCAGTGCCTCCAGGGCGGCCTCCGCCAGCTCTTTCGGAAAATTCGCCTCGCCATGCCAGGACTCACCAAAGTGAAACTCCAGATACTGGGCCAGGGTTGTGTTGTCTTCGTAATAGCCGGCGGGCTTATTCATAACTGCCTCCTCGTCAAAGCCTGCAATGTCATTTCTCCGCCAGCCGCGGATAAAGCGGTTCCACCAGGGGTTTCAGCCCCTTGGCATCATCGATAAACAGCTGTAGATGCGGGAATGGTATCTCGATACCGGCCGCATCCAACGCCTCTTTGATCTGCTCCAGCACATCCGCCATGATTCTCGGCTGTATGTCGAGGTTGTCCGGCGTGATCCATATCTTCACTTCAAGATCCACCGATGAATCCCCCAGGCGCTTCATGACCACCCGCGGCTCCATGGCGCCGCCCTGCAATACCTCAGGGTGGGCATTCAGGACCGGCATAATCACCGATCGTGCGGCACGGGCGGATTCCTTGTAGGCTATCCCGACCGGGATGTTCAACCGGGTTGCGCCCTCGGCACTGTAATTGACAATATCCGATGACGCCACGCTGTCATTCGGAATCATAGTGAATATGTTGTCCCGGGTGCGGAGCCAGGTGGTGCGCAAGGCAATTTTCACAACTTTGCCATCCTGGCCATTAATACTTACCCAGTCCCCTATCCGGAACGGGCGCTCTATCAACAGCGTAATGCCAGCAATAAAATTCGAGAGGGTGGATTGCGCTGCAAAGCCGACCGCGATACCGACAATCCCCAGGCCAGCGACAATTGACAGCACGTCAAATCCGAACTGAGCCAGAATCGCCACCACCGCGAAGGTCACCATCAGCACGGCAAACAGGTTCTCAATCAACTGTCGAATGGAAGGGTCCATGCCATATCGGCTGATTGCCTCTTTCATCAGGCGCGCCAGTACCAGCCACCCAACAAAGAAACCCAATGCCATGAATCCGGCCCTCGCCATCGCTTTGAGAAAATCCGGGCCAGCCCCGAATTGGGCCAGAATCACCAACAACGCCCCAAGGGCAAACAGATACTTCAGGCCTGTCCGAACCTGTGAGAAGAACACAGACTGAGATCGCCGCGTGCCAGCGGCGATTTTCAACATACCAATGATCAACAGGTAAACACCGATAAACAGGCCAAGGTAGATCACCGACACCAGCATCTGGCTCAGCACGTAGACCGCCGTTTCGCTCCAATCCACCTGCCCACCCGCCATCGCCTCCAGGGTATCGCTCAGGTTTTGCTTGAGCTGTTCTGCTACCGCGCCGGCAAAATGTTCGATCATGCTTGTTTCCTATTGTCATGGGTCGGTATCGGATGCCAGGTACCCGGCACCGATCTTGTCATTGTCAAAAGCATAGCCGCTAATCCCCTGGTAGAACGTCGCCAAAGATCCTCAGGTCGCCTCCGTGTTTGATCTTCATTTTTGACTATCCTTGAAATAACTGACTGGCCACGCCATTGTTGCGTGCTCGTTTGTTTTCAGTGATATCGGAGAACCATGACCACTCTGCCCGACTTTTCCCTGCTCGAACTGGCCTCCGTCCGCGAAGGTGACTCGGTGAGCACCACACTGGCAAACAGCGTTGCCTATGCCCAACATGCCGAAACGCTCGGCTTCAAGAGGTTCTGGCTGGCCGAGCACCACAACATGGAGGGCATCTCCAGTTCCACCACATCGGTACTGGTGGGCCATATTGCCGGCAAGACCCACAGCATCAGGGTTGGCTCCGGCGGCGTCATGCTGCCCAATCACCCGCCGCTGGTGGTGGCTGAACAGTTTGGCACCCTGGAATGCCTTTATCCGGGGCGCATTGACCTTGGCCTGGGCCGGGCACCGGGTACCGACCCCATCACGGCCAGGGCGCTGCGCCGTGATGGCCTGGGGGCGGATCAGTTCCCCGAAGATGTGGCCCGCCTGCAAAGCCTGCTCGGCCCTCTGCAACCGGGCCAGCCGGTAAAAGCCATTCCCGGCGCGGGCACCAAGGTGCCCATCTGGCTTCTGGGCTCAAGCCTGTTCAGCGCCCAGCTGGCAGCGTCCCGGGGCCTGCCCTATGCCTTCGCCGGGCACTTCGCCCCCAGGCTGTACCGGGAAGCCCTGAGGGTTTACCGGGACAATTTCAAACCTTCAGCGCAACTGGACCGACCCTACGCCATGCTCGCCATTCCGGCCATTCCCGCCGACGCCCTGGAGCAGGCGAAATTTCTGGCCACCACCAGTTACCAGCGCATTCTATCGCTCTTCCGTGGCCAGCCCCTGTGGATGAAACCGCCGGTTGAATCCATGGATGGCCTGTGGAACGCCGGTGAAAAGCTCAGCGTACTGGATTTCCTGGCGTTGCAAGTGATGGGCAATGCCGTTGATATCCGCCAACAGCTCGATAACCTGCTGGCGGATATCGACGTAGACGAGCTGATGTTCACTGTCGACATCTATGACCCGGCGCAGCGCCGCCATGCCCTCGATATCCTGGCGCAAACCCGGGGTCAGAGCACCTCTTCGATAGCCGCCATCAACTGAGGATCGTCCGGGCGAACCCGGCTGGGGAAGCTGGCGGTAACCTTGCCGTTCCGATCCAATACGTATTTGGTGAAGTTCCAGCGCGGCGGCTGGCTCTGACGGTTAATCTCGCGGAACACCGGGTTTGCCTGGGAACCGGTCACCGCCCCGGGCGCGATCATGGTGAAGGTGACGCCAAAGTTGACGAAACAGACCTCAGCGGCTTCTTCTTCGGTGCTCGCCTCCTGGCGGAAATCGTCGCTGGCGAAGCCCACCACAACGAGGCCTTGGTCGCGGTATTTCTGGTGCAGCGCTTCGAGCCCCTCAAACTGGCCGGTATAACCACAACGGCTTGCCGTATTCACCACCAGCATCGGCTGGCCAGCGGCGAGTTCACACAGGTTGACGGAATCCCTGGAGTGCAGCTTGCGCTGGTCATGGTCGAGAAAGGCGGGGCACTCGGCGGCCCATGCTGGCAAAGCGGCAACCATAAGGACGATCAGCGACCACCGCTGCCATAGTGTCATATGCATTGTTAGACTCCTGTTCTGCTGATCTAAAGCATACGACAGAGAAGGGCAATCCGCTCATAACCTGGCGGCAAGCCAAAACCCACGACTGACTTCCGGAGAGATTCTCGTGTCTGAACCTGAAATTTTCGTTTTTCTCTCCCATGGGCTCGAAAGCGGCCCCGGGAGTACCAAGATCCAGGCCCTTAAAACGGTGGCGGAGTCGTTTGCCGGCGTCCACGCCGAAGCCATTGATCATCGTAGCACCAAAGACCCGGCCCAGCGCTTTGGCCAAATGCGCGATGCCATGGCGGCAGCGGGTGCCGACCCGGCCCGGACCATCCTTGCCGGTTCCAGCATGGGCGGCTGGGTATGCGCGCAGACCAGTGCAGACACACCGGTACTGGGCTGCTTCCTGTTGGCGCCAGCCCTGGCCCTACCCGATTATCCCCAGAGCAGCCCCCACATTCAGGCCCGGCATACCCAGATCATCCACGGTTGGCAGGACGACGTGGTACCGCCGATGCCGGTTGTCGAACTGGCGCAAGCGCAGAACCTGCCCATCCTGCTGTTACCCGACAACCACCGGCTGGAGAACAGCGTTACCCGGGTTGCCGATGAGTTCCGGGCCTTTCTCATGACCGCCGGATTAAACCCTCGACATCATTGACCGATGTCATCCAAACGCCGTGCATGACCGAATCATTTTGTTAGGGTGGTCCTGCTGCCCTCGCCGTTGCCTGAACTCCGGTTCCGGCAGGGCAACATACAAATGATGAGAGAGAAAGGAGTTACCAATGAGCGATTTCAATAAAAGTCGACGGGTATTCCTGCGCACTGCCGCGTTAGGTGTCGCTGCCGTTCCACTGGCACGGGTCGCCACCCACGTTCCGGCAGCCCGCGCTGACAAGCCGAAAGCCCAGGACGGCCATGCCCTGGATTACGTCAACGACGGTAGCACCAGTGATCACGAGAAATATCAGGAAGGAAACAAGTGTTCCAACTGTGCGTTTTGGGCCGGGGAAGTTTCCGGTGGCTGGGGCGGTTGCCGTCACCCGCAGTTCAGCGATGTCCTGGTCAATGCTGACGGCTGGTGTAACACCTGGGTACCGGGCGGCTGATGCCACTTCACAGGCGGCCGTCGCTGGCCGCCTGCTGATCAAATTTCGCTCACAGAATAATCCCGAATTCCCTCCGCGCTGCTGCCTCTGCGCCGAATAAATCGAAATTTCATGAACTTGCGATACTCAAAAATCTGTCGCCGGAATTATCTGATTTTGGTCATTTCCTTGCGAAAACCCTCATGTTTTGCCAGTCTTTAATAATGTAACAAAGGATTTCAGCAAAAAAACAAACGGAGACAGCGCGATGAGCAACACAAGTAAATTCAGGAAACTGGCCGGTTTTTCGGCGTTCGCCTTTGCAGCGATCACTGCGGCAAACTCGGTAAACGCCGCCAACTGGCGCTATGCCCATGAAGAATACGAGGGTGATGTTCAGGACGTTTACGCCTACAAATTCAAGGAATACGTAGAGGAGAATTCCGACCATACGGTGCAGGTGTTCCGCTTTGGTGAGCTGGGCGAATCTGACGACATCATGGAGCAAACCCAGGCCGGTATTCTTAACTTTGTAAACCAGTCCCCGGGCTTCACCGGCTCCCTCATTCCCGAAGCACAGATCTTCTTCATTCCCTACCTGATGCCTACCGATATGGACACGGTCATCAAGTTTTTCCGGGAATCCAAAGCCATCAACGAAGACTTCCCGGAGCTTTATGCCGAGCAGGGCCTGGAACTGCTGAAGATGTACCCCGAGGGTGAAATGGTGGTCACGGTGGACGAACCGGTAACGTCCCCGGCAGGCTTCAACAATAAAAAGATTCGGGTAATGACCAACCCGCTGTTGTCTGAAACCTATTCCGCTTTCGGTGCCACACCTACGCCGCTGCCCTGGGGCGAAGTGTACGGTGCCCTGCAGACCAACATGATCCAGGGTCAGGAAAACCCGATTTTCTGGATCGAATCCGGTGGTCTGTACGAGGTCTCCCCGAATCTGGTATTCACCGGCCACGGTTGGTTCACCACCGCCATGATGGCAAACCAGAACTTCTTCAATGGTCTTTCTGATGCAGACAAAAAGCTGGTTCGCGACGCCGCGGACTACGCCTTTGAAGAGATCATCGTTCACATCGATGGCCTGGCCGACGAGGCTCTGGAGAAAATCCAGGCCGCCAGTGATCGGGTCACCGTCACCCGCCTGAACGAAGAACAGATCGAAGCCTTCCGTGCCCGCGCCCCGCAGGTGGAAGAGCGCTTCATCAACATGACCGGCGAGCGTGGCAAGCAGCTGCTTGAACAGTTCAAGGCCGATCTAGAAGCCGTTCAGGGACAGTAAAGCGGCAGGATTCAAAGGGTGGCGCTTCGCCACCCTTTGATGTCCGGCCCTGGTTTAACCCCCGCCCCGCCGGGGTCCTTACCGGCCGGGAGCGAATGATTCTGGAGTGGAATCCATGTCTGAACATCCCGAGGAGGTTGTTGAAGACGATACCGGCAGCTATGAGTCAGGTTTACCGGGCTTTCTGGGCACCATCGATGAATGGATCGCCAAGGTTGAAGCCGTTATGCTTGCCGCCGGTGTCATTCTTATGGCTATCAACACCTGCGCCAATGTGATTGGACGCTTTGCTTTCGGACAGGGGCTGTTCTTCTCTGGTGAGATCAACCGCATCCTGATCATACTGATCACTTTCGCCGGTATTGGCTACGCTGCCCGCCATGGCCGCCACATCCGCATGTCTGCAGTCTACGACGCCCTGCCCGCCAAAGCGCGTAAAGTGCTGATGATCTTCATTGCCCTGTTCACCTCGGTGGTGATGTTTTTCCTGTGTTATCACGCCTACGGCTACATCGAGACTCTGTATAGCCGCGGCCGCATTTTGCCTGCCTTAGGTATACCTATCTGGATCATCTACATCTGGGCGCCCATCGGTTTCGCCATTACTGGTATCCAGTATTTCCTGACCGCCATCAAAAACCTCACCAGCAAGGACGTCTACCTCTCAACCGGTGTGGTGGATGGCTATGCTGACACCGAGTCCGAGGTCTGAGACAGCCGTAACCCGATAAGGAACAGGAAGATTACTTATGGCAACTATTCTCATGTTGATCATGATCGGGCTACTGCTGCTGGGCTTCCCGATGATGATCCCACTGACCACCGCGGCGGTGGTCGGCTTTGTAATGATGTTCGACGGCTTCGGCCAGATGCAAACGTTCATCCAGCAAATGATGGGTGGTATCCGGCCGGCGTCGTTGATTGCAGTACCCATGTTTATTCTGGCCGCCGATATCATGACCCGGGGCCAGTCGGCTGACCGGCTGATCAACATGGTCATGGCGTTCATTGGCCACATCAAGGGCGGCCTGGCCATCAGTACCGCCACCTCCTGCACGCTGTTTGGGGCGGTTTCCGGTTCAACCCAGGCCACGGTGGTGGCCGTTGGGTCGCCACTTCGCCCGAAAATGCTCAAAGCGGGCTATTCTGACCCGTTCACGCTCGCACTGATCATCAACGCCAGTGACATCGCGTTCCTGATTCCCCCCAGTATCGGCATGATTATCTACGGGGTTATCTCCGAAACCTCCATTGCCGAACTGTTCATTGCCGGTATCGGGCCAGGTATTCTGATCCTGTTCATGTTCTCGCTTTACTGCCTGTTCTACGCGTACAAGCACAACGTACCAACCGAAGAGAAGGCCAGCTGGAAGCAAAGGGCACTGTCAGTGCGGGATGCCTCCTGGCCGCTGATGTTCCCCGTGATCATTGTTGGCGGTATCTACGGCGGCATTTTCAGCCCCACCGAAGCCGCAGCCGTGTGCGTACTCTACGCCTTCCTGCTGGAGTTCGTGATCTTCCGCTCCCTGAAGCTCAAAGACGTTTACAAGATCGCCAAGTCCACCGGCCTGATCACAGCCGTGGTGTTTATTCTGGTTGCCGTTGGCAATGGTTTCTCCTGGATTATCTCCTTCGCCCAGATTCCCCAGGCCATTCTGGAAACCGTCGGTGTGAACGAAGCCGGCCCGGTGGGCGTGCTGATTGCCATCTGTATTGCTTTCTTTATTGCCTGTATGTTCGTTGACCCGATCGTGGTCATTCTGGTGCTGACCCCCATTTTTGCCCCAGCCATCCAGGCAACCGGCCTGGACCCGGTGCTGGTGGGTGTACTGATCACCCTGCAGGTGGCCATAGGCTCCGCAACACCGCCGTTCGGCTGTGACATATTTACCGCCATCGCCATCTTCAAACGCCCCTACATGGAAGTGATCCGGGGTACGCCACCGTTTATCTTCATGCTGGTGACCGCCGCCGGGCTGATCATTGCCTTCCCGGATATCGCCCTGTTCCTGAGGGACCTGGCTTACCGAGACTGAGCCGGGTTGCCCGGCCAGTAACAGGAGAGACCTATGTTCAAACGGATCCTGGTAGCTGTGGATGGCTCCAAAACCTCGCTGAAAGCACTGGATAAGGCGATTGACCTGCAAAAGCTGATTCCGGATGCCGAGATTTTCATCCTGTGCGTCTACAAACACCACAGCCTGTTCGAGGCGTCATTGTCGATCGGACGCCCCGACGACATGGACATTCCAGACAAGGTGCTGTCGGATTACGCCAAAGGAGTGGTGAACCACGCAAAAGAGATGGCCAAAGAGCACGGCGCCACCAAAGTGCGCGGCTTTGTGAAAGCCGGCCGGCCATCCAAGGTGATTGTAAAATTCGCCCAGGACAAAGAGGCGGATCTGATCGTCGTTGGTACCAAAGGCACCAACAGTGATAAAGACGGCATGTTCCTGGGCAGTGTTTCCCACCGGGTGGCGTCCCATGCCAAATGCCCGGTATTGGTGGTCTGAACAGACATTGATGCTGCAATCTCAGGCCGGTATTGCAAAATACCGGCCTTCTGGCAATCACGGATTTCCGCAGTCTGATCAGATTTTCACCGTGCTAGACTCCC from the Marinobacter sp. LQ44 genome contains:
- a CDS encoding universal stress protein; the protein is MFKRILVAVDGSKTSLKALDKAIDLQKLIPDAEIFILCVYKHHSLFEASLSIGRPDDMDIPDKVLSDYAKGVVNHAKEMAKEHGATKVRGFVKAGRPSKVIVKFAQDKEADLIVVGTKGTNSDKDGMFLGSVSHRVASHAKCPVLVV
- a CDS encoding TRAP transporter large permease, producing MATILMLIMIGLLLLGFPMMIPLTTAAVVGFVMMFDGFGQMQTFIQQMMGGIRPASLIAVPMFILAADIMTRGQSADRLINMVMAFIGHIKGGLAISTATSCTLFGAVSGSTQATVVAVGSPLRPKMLKAGYSDPFTLALIINASDIAFLIPPSIGMIIYGVISETSIAELFIAGIGPGILILFMFSLYCLFYAYKHNVPTEEKASWKQRALSVRDASWPLMFPVIIVGGIYGGIFSPTEAAAVCVLYAFLLEFVIFRSLKLKDVYKIAKSTGLITAVVFILVAVGNGFSWIISFAQIPQAILETVGVNEAGPVGVLIAICIAFFIACMFVDPIVVILVLTPIFAPAIQATGLDPVLVGVLITLQVAIGSATPPFGCDIFTAIAIFKRPYMEVIRGTPPFIFMLVTAAGLIIAFPDIALFLRDLAYRD